One Helicobacter cetorum MIT 00-7128 DNA window includes the following coding sequences:
- the hemA gene encoding glutamyl-tRNA reductase — translation MLDSVTHSFCYLVLAFTHKNMSIEMREKLAFSSPKALKDFLQSIKDTCPSIKECMVLSTCNRFEIYASAFNHQSTNELKIALLKILSSLKGLSVASLDKCALFHVNESAVHHVFCVCSSLDSMVVGETQITGQMKNAYKFAFEEGFCAKNLTRLLHFAFKCAAKVRNATCISKQSISVSSIAVKEANTIFEKEQIIPKKALVIGLGETSKLVIKHLLAKKFEILVLGRNIDKFKHFLEELEEPSKVEFKTIEHLKTCINEYALLFSATSSPTYVVQNSMLEETPFRRFWFDLAVPRDIEKPILDNIFLYSVDDLEPMVRENVENRRESSYKAYEIIGLSTMEFYQWIQSLEVEPLIKELRELARISAQKELQKAIKKRYVPKEYENNIEKILHNAFNTFLHNPTITLKKNAHKEESDVLVGTIKSLFNLDKAESAKNLNLYKCDYYKE, via the coding sequence ATGCTAGATTCAGTAACGCATTCTTTTTGTTATCTTGTTCTAGCTTTTACGCATAAAAACATGAGTATAGAAATGCGTGAAAAATTAGCCTTTAGCTCGCCAAAAGCCTTAAAAGATTTTTTACAAAGCATTAAAGACACTTGTCCAAGTATTAAAGAATGCATGGTGTTATCTACTTGCAATCGCTTTGAAATTTATGCAAGCGCTTTTAATCACCAAAGCACTAATGAGTTAAAAATAGCTCTTTTAAAAATATTATCAAGTCTTAAGGGTTTAAGTGTTGCTAGTTTGGATAAGTGCGCTTTATTTCATGTGAATGAAAGTGCCGTTCATCATGTATTTTGTGTGTGTAGTAGTTTGGATAGTATGGTTGTTGGAGAAACCCAAATTACAGGGCAAATGAAAAATGCCTATAAATTCGCCTTTGAAGAGGGGTTTTGTGCTAAGAATCTCACACGATTATTGCATTTTGCCTTTAAATGTGCGGCTAAAGTAAGGAATGCAACTTGTATTTCTAAGCAAAGTATTTCTGTTTCTTCAATCGCTGTAAAAGAGGCAAACACTATTTTTGAAAAAGAGCAAATCATACCTAAAAAAGCTCTTGTTATAGGGCTTGGAGAGACTTCTAAGTTAGTTATTAAGCACCTTTTAGCCAAGAAGTTTGAAATTTTAGTTTTAGGGCGCAATATTGATAAATTCAAGCATTTTTTAGAAGAGCTAGAAGAGCCTAGTAAAGTAGAATTTAAAACAATAGAACATTTAAAAACTTGTATCAACGAATATGCCCTTCTATTTTCGGCGACTTCTTCGCCTACTTATGTGGTGCAAAATTCAATGCTAGAAGAAACGCCTTTTAGGCGTTTTTGGTTTGATTTGGCTGTGCCAAGAGATATTGAAAAACCTATATTGGATAATATCTTTTTGTATAGCGTAGATGATTTAGAACCAATGGTTAGAGAAAATGTAGAAAATAGGCGTGAGAGTAGCTACAAGGCTTATGAAATCATAGGGCTTTCTACTATGGAATTTTATCAATGGATTCAAAGTCTTGAAGTAGAACCTTTAATCAAAGAATTAAGAGAGTTAGCTAGAATTTCAGCTCAAAAGGAATTGCAAAAAGCCATTAAAAAACGCTATGTGCCTAAAGAATATGAGAATAATATTGAAAAGATTTTGCATAATGCTTTCAATACTTTTTTGCATAATCCTACAATCACTTTAAAAAAGAACGCTCACAAAGAAGAATCTGATGTGCTTGTAGGCACGATTAAAAGCTTGTTTAACTTAGATAAAGCAGAAAGTGCCAAAAATTTAAATCTTTACAAATGCGATTACTATAAGGAATAA
- a CDS encoding polyprenyl synthetase family protein codes for MLDKERALNVVQEKVACWVKDLKSPPIEELFSKIGFGKMLRSKLMLALLDEKISAEKWEKTLNLCAIVEMIQTASLLHDDVIDEATTRRKLPSINALFGNKNAIMLGDVFYSKAFFELSKMGEVIAQILSNAVLRLSRGEIEDVVISESFNTEKEKYWRILEDKTASFMQASLESVAILLGKNREVYASFGLNFGMAFQIIDDLLDVTQDAQTLGKPNFNDFKEGKTTLPYLLLYDKLAENERKLLISYFKSDKQEVIEWTKKKFAQYKIVEQTLEVAKTYSKKALKAIEGENNAILEELAHNVTQRVF; via the coding sequence ATGCTAGATAAAGAAAGGGCGTTAAATGTAGTCCAAGAAAAAGTTGCTTGTTGGGTTAAAGATTTAAAAAGTCCGCCCATTGAAGAACTATTTTCTAAAATTGGTTTTGGGAAAATGTTGCGCTCAAAGCTCATGTTGGCTTTATTAGATGAAAAGATAAGTGCTGAAAAATGGGAAAAAACGCTTAATTTATGCGCTATTGTAGAGATGATACAAACCGCCTCTTTATTGCATGATGATGTGATTGATGAGGCAACAACACGCCGAAAGCTCCCTAGCATTAACGCTCTTTTTGGCAATAAAAACGCCATTATGCTTGGCGATGTGTTTTATTCTAAAGCCTTTTTTGAATTATCTAAAATGGGCGAAGTTATTGCGCAAATCCTTTCAAATGCGGTTTTGAGACTCTCAAGAGGCGAAATTGAAGATGTGGTTATAAGTGAGAGTTTTAATACAGAAAAAGAAAAATATTGGCGTATTTTAGAGGATAAAACCGCCTCTTTTATGCAAGCAAGCCTAGAGAGTGTGGCTATTCTACTTGGTAAGAATAGAGAGGTTTATGCGAGCTTTGGGCTAAATTTTGGCATGGCATTTCAAATTATAGATGATTTGTTAGATGTAACCCAAGACGCTCAAACCTTAGGTAAGCCCAATTTTAATGATTTTAAAGAGGGGAAAACCACGCTACCTTACTTGCTTTTATATGATAAATTAGCAGAAAATGAACGCAAACTTTTGATTTCGTATTTTAAAAGCGATAAACAAGAAGTCATAGAATGGACTAAAAAAAAGTTTGCACAATATAAGATTGTAGAACAAACTCTTGAAGTGGCTAAAACTTATTCTAAAAAAGCCCTAAAAGCTATTGAAGGCGAGAATAATGCGATTTTAGAAGAATTGGCACACAATGTTACTCAAAGGGTTTTTTAA
- a CDS encoding DUF2018 family protein: protein MKDYSNLEIFEGSPLDKWNDILFNASKKLSKKELERLLELLALLETFIEEENLEEKFRFFANTLTSNEGIQQKVETKQNDIAIQSMANILSENE from the coding sequence ATGAAAGATTATTCTAACCTTGAAATTTTTGAAGGAAGTCCTTTAGACAAATGGAATGATATTCTTTTTAACGCTAGTAAAAAACTTTCTAAAAAAGAGCTAGAGAGGCTTTTAGAGCTTTTAGCTCTTTTAGAGACTTTTATAGAAGAAGAGAATTTAGAAGAGAAATTTAGATTTTTTGCTAATACTTTGACAAGTAATGAGGGCATTCAACAAAAAGTAGAAACCAAGCAAAATGATATTGCTATCCAGTCTATGGCAAACATTCTTAGCGAGAATGAATAA
- the dps gene encoding DNA starvation/stationary phase protection protein, with translation MKTIEILKHLQADSIVLFMKVHNFHWNVKGHDFFHVHKATEEIYEEFAEMFDDVAERIVQLGHHPVVTLTEALKLAHVKEETKTSFHSKEIFEDILKDYEHLLKEFKKLSEVAEKENDKVTIAYADEKLAKLEKSIWMLKAHLG, from the coding sequence ATGAAAACAATTGAAATTTTGAAACACTTACAAGCAGACTCTATTGTATTATTTATGAAAGTGCATAACTTTCATTGGAATGTTAAAGGGCATGATTTTTTCCATGTGCATAAGGCTACTGAAGAGATTTATGAGGAATTTGCCGAAATGTTTGATGATGTAGCTGAAAGAATTGTGCAACTAGGGCATCACCCTGTAGTTACTCTAACTGAAGCTCTTAAATTAGCGCATGTGAAAGAAGAGACTAAAACAAGTTTTCATTCTAAAGAAATTTTTGAAGATATTTTAAAAGACTACGAGCATTTATTAAAAGAGTTTAAAAAACTTTCAGAAGTAGCTGAAAAAGAGAATGATAAAGTAACTATTGCTTATGCTGATGAAAAATTGGCTAAATTAGAAAAGTCTATTTGGATGCTTAAGGCGCATTTAGGCTAA